In Apostichopus japonicus isolate 1M-3 chromosome 5, ASM3797524v1, whole genome shotgun sequence, a single window of DNA contains:
- the LOC139967902 gene encoding uncharacterized protein — protein MMKKKILENILFTLLCIYLGRVVVVLVYLDSKHLPVPGGPHAPGEADPRYENKGIFKGDLREILEADAESKAGEKSHEEIEEELKQKQLESENEDKELRKREEELADQHKDDEKKGEASDELQLEWLQDEINVMDIGNMVNGMYFARVLKDNFDHSEACKLSSPFLVALIYSVAENFEHRMAIRETWGNVPDVEHLGVVVKFVLGLPYENFESRQASIVQENDRHDDILQGNFIDTTRNMTLKSLVGLRFAVRNCQYSKFIFHGDDHMMVNFERLVRQLRNLNQADLKKMWRGRIINHSKPDRNKNSRYYVPADVFPGGVYPPFCTTDAGCVMSMDVGVEILQFSWIEPLLPFPDVYGGVIGKNKDWKMVQDDSFSYRDFKNDFCALRSVVTSRGFNQPDTFTSAWSKLNNMTFLRGCPEPDLNLVLSGTDSNKAYLDQTLRLIHDHPELCFSSDHKPEEIFILVLISSLPRNFDARRAIRDTWGGMKTVSGASIRLLFVMGLTQKDTEEIQKKVQVEDDQYGDVIQADFRESFQNLTLKVIMGLKWVTENCQHAKYVYKGDDDMFVNWENIISYLTDLRKKGEAKAKFFSGSVLYRSVRITRKDSKYYVPDHVYSGRYFPPYCSGGGYIISNDIIPSMYEKSLSTSFIPIDDAYQGILAKKIGVTPKNNKGFKNWGQKSDTCSLRNKELMTIHGYKDPIKMYEVWRNYTDETVNCNARR, from the coding sequence atgatgaagaagaagatatTGGAGAACATTCTCTTTACTCTTCTCTGCATTTATCTTGGTAGAGTGGTAGTCGTTTTAGTGTATTTGGATTCCAAGCATCTGCCAGTACCCGGTGGACCTCATGCCCCCGGTGAAGCGGACCCACGCTACGAGAATAAGGGTATATTTAAGGGAGATTTAAGGGAGATACTCGAAGCAGATGCGGAATCGAAAGCCGGTGAGAAAAGTCACGAAGAGATAGAAGAAGAACTTAAGCAAAAACAACTGGAAAGCGAGAACGAAGATAAGGAGTTacgaaaaagagaagaagaactCGCCGATCAGCATAAAGATGACGAGAAGAAGGGAGAAGCATCCGACGAGTTGCAGCTGGAGTGGCTTCAAGATGAAATCAATGTCATGGACATTGGTAATATGGTCAATGGTATGtactttgctagagtattgaaAGACAACTTCGACCACTCAGAGGCTTGTAAGTTGTCATCTCCGTTTCTAGTTGCTTTAATTTACTCAGTTGCCGAGAACTTCGAACATAGAATGGCCATCAGGGAGACGTGGGGTAACGTACCCGACGTGGAACATTTAGGCGTCGTTGTGAAGTTCGTTCTAGGGCTACCGTATGAGAATTTCGAAAGTCGTCAAGCATCGATCGTTCAAGAAAATGATCGACACGATGACATTTTGCAAGGTAATTTTATCGATACAACTCGAAACATGACACTGAAGTCATTAGTAGGTCTGCGATTTGCCGTCCGAAACTGTCAATACTCCAAGTTTATATTTCACGGGGATGACCACATGATGGTCAACTTCGAGCGGCTCGTACGTCAGTTGAGGAATTTGAATCAGGCAGACTTAAAGAAGATGTGGCGTGGCCGTATCATCAACCATTCCAAACCAGACCGTAATAAAAACAGTCGGTATTACGTACCCGCCGATGTTTTCCCAGGTGGAGTTTATCCACCTTTCTGTACCACTGACGCTGGCTGCGTTATGTCAATGGACGTGGGAGTTGAAATATTACAGTTTTCCTGGATTGAACCACTTCTGCCGTTTCCTGATGTGTATGGAGGTGTAATCGGCAAAAATAAAGATTGGAAAATGGTTCAAGATGATTCTTTCAGTTATCGTGACTTTAAAAATGACTTTTGCGCTCTCAGATCAGTGGTGACATCACGCGGTTTTAATCAACCAGATACGTTTACGTCTGCTTGGTCTAAGCTCAACAATATGACATTCCTCCGAGGATGTCCCGAGCCAGACCTTAACTTGGTCTTGTCGGGGACTGACTCGAACAAAGCGTATCTCGATCAAACACTTCGATTAATTCACGATCATCCGGAATTGTGTTTCAGTAGTGATCACAAACCAGAAGAGATATTTATACTTGTTTTAATTAGCTCGTTACCAAGGAACTTTGATGCTCGAAGAGCAATTCGGGATACTTGGGGTGGTATGAAAACAGTTTCGGGAGCATCCATACGACTTCTGTTTGTGATGGGTTTGACCCAAAAGGACACAGAGGAGATCCAAAAGAAAGTGCAGGTTGAGGACGATCAGTACGGAGATGTCATCCAAGCTGATTTTCGCGAGTCTTTCCAAAATCTGACCTTAAAAGTGATTATGGGCCTTAAGTGGGTAACTGAGAATTGTCAACACGCGAAATATGTTTACAAAGGGGACGATGATATGTTTGTCAACTGGGAAAACATTATATCTTACCTGACGGATTTACGGAAGAAGGGTGAAGCGAAGGCTAAATTCTTCTCTGGTTCAGTTTTATATCGTAGTGTGCGGATAACACGTAAAGACTCGAAATATTATGTACCCGATCATGTTTACAGCGGAAGATATTTCCCACCTTACTGCTCGGGGGGTGGTTACATCATCTCCAACGACATAATTCCGTCCATGTACGAGAAATCTTTGTCTACGTCATTCATACCGATTGATGACGCGTACCAAGGTATCCTCGCCAAGAAGATTGGTGTAACCCCGAAGAATAACAAAGGCTTTAAAAACTGGGGGCAAAAGAGTGATACTTGTTCGCTTAGAAATAAAGAGCTAATGACCATACATGGTTATAAAGATCCAATTAAAATGTATGAAGTTTGGAGAAATTACACAGATGAAACAGTTAATTGTAATGCACGTAGGTAA